CGAAGAACACGGGCAGGGCCAGGTAGCTTTCTACCACGCTTTCCGTGCCGAACATGTACCGGAACGCCGCCGTGGCCTTCTCGACGTTTTCGCGCCGGCTGTTGTCGTTGGTGTCCCAGAGCAGCAGTGAGAGGTGCAGGCCGACAATCTGCTTGTTCTCGGCCCTTACTTCAGCGGTGAACTCCTCTACTTCCGCCGCCCGCAGCGCATTGTCCTGGGTGGAGAGAAACGAGAGCGAGGCGTTGAGCTTGCGGTCGGTATCCAGGCTGCTGAGTTCGGCGCGGGTGTCCTGCACGAGCATCGCCTGGGTGAGCACGTGCGGGCACTGCAGCACGTGGGTGAGCGGGTAGAGCATGGGCGCGGTCACGCCGTAGCTGTTCTTGACCGCCGCGTGGGCCTCGCTGCCCTGGCCCACCATCGAGAGGATGTTGACCTTGTGCTCCCCGACGCTGAGCGTGCCCAGGTCGTTGCCGATTTCGCGCTCCTGCCGGGTAGGCTGGCCGTCGAAATTGAGGTTGAAGTACTGCAGGTAGAGCTGGTGCATCTCGCGGCTGCTCATGCGCTCAAACGCCACCCCGCCTAGGTTTTTGAGGCCTTGGGTAAATTCCACGGCGCCAGCTTCGGCCACCTCTAGCGTGTGCACGAGCTGTGCAAAGGGATTCTTGATGAGGGCCTCCCCGGCCCGGGCCACCAGGGCGTTTACGGCATTGGTCCGGGTGGTTTTCACCGCAACCGGCGCGAAGGAGAGAAACAGGTAGGACTTCTGGAACAGTACGAGCCGCTCGAAGAAGTGCTTGTTCATCTTGCCCTCGAAGTAGGTCTGCTGCGTTTTGTCTTCGCGGTAGGGCCGGTCGTAGTAGACGTCGGTTTTCTGCACGATGGTGCCCACCGGCAGGGGCCGTATCACGCCCACAAGTGCCGTTTGGAAGGCGTCGTAATCTTCGACCGTCCAGCTTTCCATCTCGGCCGGCTCAATCACGAAGCCCACGGCGACGCGGCCGTCCTTGAAGACCACCTTGTTTTCTTCAAAGGAATGCACCGGCATCACCGCGTTAAACGCGGTTGTTTTGGGTGTTTTTGCCATGAGGGGGAAAGGGTAATAGTCCCACCGCCAGGCGGCGGGGCTGAATGAAGGTGTAGGAAAGCCACCCCATCAGAAAGCCGGGGGCCTGGGTCCGGGTGAGGTAGCGCAGGCCCAGGAGGAGGCCGATTTCCGACAGGATGACCAGCAGGTAGACCATGCGCGGAATCTTGACCGCCATGCCCAGAAAGCCGAGCAACAGCACGGAGCCGATGAACAGGCCCACCAGCAGGCCCAGGTCCTGCAGGTTCATGCCCAGCACCTGGGCGGGCCGCTCGATGGATTTATAGGAGCGCATCGTGGCAGCGGCTTAGTTGGTCAAGCCGCCGCCTTCGCTGCCACCCACGGCACTCACTAAGTCGTCCTTGAAGAGCTGGAAGCCGAACCAGAGCAGCACCCCGCCCACGAGCCAGCCCAGGGAGCCCAGCGCGTCTGGGGAGCCCTGGATAAACTTCATCACCACCCGAATCAAGCCGATTATGAGGATGATGGCGAAAATGACCTGCACGATGCCAATGACTTTCTCCTTGACCTGGGTGAGGGCCGCTTCGGCGCTTTGGGCCCGGGCCGCGCCGGTTGAGAGGGCCAGTACTGTAAGCAGCGCGTAGCCGCGCTGCTCCAACTTAGAGGGTTGGTAGGTCTGGCCGGCCGCCAGCAGATTCAGGCCGTGGGCGGCGGCAGTAGTTGCGCCGCGGCGCAGGGAGGTGAACAGGGGTGTTTGCATGGAAAAAGTAGGAGGGTGAAAAGGTGAATAGGGTGAGAGGTAAGGCCCGCGCCTCAGGCAGTAGCGGGTGCGGCGCGTTGGTTTTTCAGCGCCTCGTTCATCACCAGGCGCATTTTGGCCCGCCGCTCGGCGGCGGTCAACTCCACGCCGCGGTTGTGCGCGTCGGTCGCCGTGGGCGCTGGGGCCGTGATGTAGTTGTGCTTGGCCCCTTCGGGCAGCTGGCCCGCTTCTGCCGCAGCCGGGGGAGTCTGGTCATCGGCCTGACTATCAGCTGCGATTGCCGCGGCCGTTTCCGTCGGGGCGTCCGTCGGGGCTGCTTCCGCTTCTGCCACCGCCACGTCAGCCGCCGCGTCCGCCACGGGAGGCGCTTGCGGCGGCGCATCCTGGAAGTCGGCCAGCCGATAGTGCCGGGTGCGCAGCGAGGCGTGGTTGCCGTCGAGCGCGGGCGAGGCCAGGGTACTGCCGGCACCCGCTGGCATGGCGTAGCGCCACCAAAGCCCGCCCAGGGCCACTAGGAGCAGAAAGAGCACCAACCACAGCATGGGTTTCAAGCAACAGGTCGAAGTTTTTTATGAGCAATTGCGGCAACTATACGGAGCACTTCCGTATAAGTTCTGTTTTAGGAGAAGTTTTGAAGAAGCTACGCCGAAGCTTTGCGGGTGTTCTTGCCCCGAAGCCGACGTGGTTAAATGCCCGCAGCAAGTGCGGTAGTGCAGACGGCCGGCTGGTTTGCTACCTTGCGCGCCCTCCAATTGCTGCTGCATGAACACTTCTATTCCCACTCCCCCGACTACTACCCCAGTAGAGCCGGTCAATGCGGGCTTTCCTGACCCCGCGCTCATCGTTTCCTATGCCACCGTTCTGCGCTACATCCGCCACCGCCTCAACACGCTACTGCACGGGCAGCTCAAGCCCTGGGCCCAGCAGCATAAGTTCAACTACGCCCGGCTGATTGAAATCAAAAAGCTGGAGGAGGAAACCCAGGCCGTGCTCTTGCAGCGGCTGATGACCCACTTCCAGTTCCCCACCGAGCTGCTGCGCATCATCGTGCACCAGTCGCGCCGCCACTTTTTCCTGTTCACCTCGCCCGACAGCCTGACCCGCTTCAAGGCCGAGCTCAACCTCTTCGACAACCCACCCTTCGACGCCCCGGCGCCACCTACTACGCCCACTTCATCCCCTAACTAGCGGAAAGGCCCTGGAGCCCGACCGCTCCACGTTGCTCTTTTCCCTATGCCTGCTTCCGTTGCTTCCCGCCGCCCGGCCAGCAAACCTGCGACTACCCCGGCCGCCTTGGGCCCCCAACTGCCCAATCCGGCTCTGGCCATAGCCTATGATGAAGCCCGGCGCTACGTGCAGCTGCGACTGCGCAGCCTGCCCCACGGGGGCCTGCGGGCCACCTGCACCGCCTATGGCTTTCCCTACACGACCAGCGTGGGCCTGAAAACCGGTAGCCTGCAGCGCGAAGAGTACCGCCTGGTGCAGAAGCACCTGCGCGTGTTCGGCTTCGAGACCGAACTGGTGCGCCTGTACGTGAGCGGCCAGCTCTGCGAGCACTACCTTTTTGCCGACGCGGCGCTGCTGGCCACGCTGCGCGAGCAGCTGGCCGCCCACGAGGAGCTGGTCAGCTAGCTGCCCCTCCCCTACTGCTTTTTGGTTTTGATTCCCGCCCCGGATTCCGGCGGCGCGGCTGGTTTGTACCCCTTCCATTCTACTTCTATGCCCGCAACTTCTCCCCCGCGCGACAACGACCCGCAGGAGCTCGACCGCTTCAAGCAATCCATTGACCTGGTGGACTACGCCACCCGGCGCCACGGCTACGACGTGAAAAAGGCCGGCCCCCGTGGTCACTGGCACCAGCTGGAAAAGGACGGCGAGATGCTCATCGTCTCCCGCAAGGGCGACCACCAGGTGTACCTGAACCCCGGCGACGACCGGGACTCCGGCTCCATCATCGACTTCGTGAAAACCCGCGAAAACCAGACCCTGGGCCAGGTGCGGCAGACCCTGCGCCAGTACTTGGGCGAGCCCGAGCAAGGCTGGCAGGCGGCCACCTCTCCCCCACTGCCCGCCCCGGCGGCGTACGCACCCACGCCCACCGGGCCGACCGAGATGGAATCGGAGGCCGAGCGCCGGGCCCGTCTCGTGGCGGCGGTGATGGGCACCCACGCCACGCTAACCGACCGCAGCTACCTGCATAATCGCCATCTCTCCGATGAGACCATCGACAGCCCGGCTTTTCAGGTGCGGGTCTTCACCAGCCAGCAGGGCAACTTCCGCAACACGGCTTTTCCCCTCTACAACGAGCACGGCATTGCCACCGTGGAGCAGCGCAACAACGAGTACAAGCACTTGCTGCAGCTGCCCAAAACCGGGGTGTGGGTGTCGCACCCCACCGAGGGCAAGGACACGCCCGTGCAGCGTATGGTGGTGTCGGAGAGCCCCGTGGATGCCATGAGCTACCACCAGCTCCACCACCGCGGCGCGCAAGGGCAGCCCAACACGCTTTACGTGGCCACCAGCGGCACCGTCACCGAGCGGCAGGTGGAACTCATTCAAAAGCTCATTGACAAGCAGGAGCCGAAGGAAGTGGTGCTGGCCAACGACAACGACGCCGCCGGCCGCCGCTTCAACATCAATTACCTCAACGAGCTGCAGGTGCCGCGCCGGGCCCGGGAAGTAGCCGATGGCCAGGTGGCCTACGACGAAGCCCCCCGCCCGGTAGAGTGGCACGCCACAGCCGCCGGCAAGTACCACACCGCCCTGCGGGTGGAGTATCACCACGCCACTCGTGCCGAGGGTACCGAGCAGCTGAGCCAGCTCACCGCGCAGGTGCAGCAGCTACGGCCGGCGGCGGACGAAACGGTGGTCCTGGAGGTGCAGCGGGCCACCCGGCAGGAAACCGTCGTGCGCCTGGTTGTTCCCAATGCTGACAGCCACGCCCTCGAAGACCTGGCCCGCACCCTGCACGCCCAGCGCGAAACGCAGCGCGAGCAGCTTGAGCGCCAGTCCCAAGAGCCAGGCCGGCAGCCCGAGAACTTTATTCGCACCGAGTACGCCATCAGCAAGGACTTTAACCGCGACCTGGAGCTGTTAAGTCAGGGCCTCAGCCGCGAGCAAATTGCACAGCAAGCCCGCACCGACGAACTGGCCAAGGAGCAGCTACGCCAGGAAAAAGCCCGTCAGGAACAGGAGCAGCGCCAGCAGGCTCAGCAGCGCGAAGCCGAGCGTGAGCAGGCAGCCAGCTCACCGGAGGCTCAGCACCGGGATGCCGAGCACCGGCGTCAGGCTGCTGGGCTCGTAGTCGCAGCGGCCAGCGGCGACCCAGCCCTGCAGCGGGCCGTGCAGCTGACGGTAACCGAGCCCACTCCGGCGGATGAGGCCACACCCAGCCAGGCCCAGCAGATGCGGGAGCTGCTGCGCAAGGCCGGCGCCCAAATAGAGTTGCGAGCGGAAACGGACCCCACCAGCGGACAGCTGCGCAGTGAGCTCGACGTACGCTACCAGCCCCACGGTACGCCCGGCGGCCTGCGCCAGCTCAGCCAGACGCTCGATGCGCTGGATAAGTCGCCGTTGGTGACGCTCACCGAACCCGTTGACGAGCAGGCTGAGCGTCGGCGGTTAGCCGCCGCTCCCCCGGAGCAGCAATCGGTGACGAAAACGGCCATCATTCGCATCGACGAGCCGGAGCCGCAGCCGGGGGCTAACGGTCAGGCGGAAGCCGTAGCGGAGCAGCTGCGCGCCGCGGGCCTGAACACCGGCTCGCTGCGCAGCGCCACCGACCCAGCCACTCACCAGCGCCACAGTGAAATCGAAGTCAGCTACCGGCTCGACCAGCCGAACCTGGC
The DNA window shown above is from Hymenobacter sp. J193 and carries:
- a CDS encoding toprim domain-containing protein produces the protein MPATSPPRDNDPQELDRFKQSIDLVDYATRRHGYDVKKAGPRGHWHQLEKDGEMLIVSRKGDHQVYLNPGDDRDSGSIIDFVKTRENQTLGQVRQTLRQYLGEPEQGWQAATSPPLPAPAAYAPTPTGPTEMESEAERRARLVAAVMGTHATLTDRSYLHNRHLSDETIDSPAFQVRVFTSQQGNFRNTAFPLYNEHGIATVEQRNNEYKHLLQLPKTGVWVSHPTEGKDTPVQRMVVSESPVDAMSYHQLHHRGAQGQPNTLYVATSGTVTERQVELIQKLIDKQEPKEVVLANDNDAAGRRFNINYLNELQVPRRAREVADGQVAYDEAPRPVEWHATAAGKYHTALRVEYHHATRAEGTEQLSQLTAQVQQLRPAADETVVLEVQRATRQETVVRLVVPNADSHALEDLARTLHAQRETQREQLERQSQEPGRQPENFIRTEYAISKDFNRDLELLSQGLSREQIAQQARTDELAKEQLRQEKARQEQEQRQQAQQREAEREQAASSPEAQHRDAEHRRQAAGLVVAAASGDPALQRAVQLTVTEPTPADEATPSQAQQMRELLRKAGAQIELRAETDPTSGQLRSELDVRYQPHGTPGGLRQLSQTLDALDKSPLVTLTEPVDEQAERRRLAAAPPEQQSVTKTAIIRIDEPEPQPGANGQAEAVAEQLRAAGLNTGSLRSATDPATHQRHSEIEVSYRLDQPNLARVSAALDDVARQPGAHLHEHAADRAERHRLAPSGISASTLAERTAGPER